A portion of the Stigmatella aurantiaca DW4/3-1 genome contains these proteins:
- a CDS encoding 4Fe-4S single cluster domain-containing protein has product MKLSLSRLHYPVHTLGPGARIGIWLQGCSIRCPGCISADTWTTERGWTTVHAVMEAITPWLAQADGVTISGGEPFDQPEALRALLMSLRASTHGDILVYSGHSWEALAPHLSACAGLIDALISDPFEVNTPQTLALRGSDNQRLHCLTPLGEERFRACERPLGEGDRRLDVLFDEDGTVWMAGIPHRGDLRRLSMLLTQDGHTASTTEARLLDERTHS; this is encoded by the coding sequence ATGAAGCTCTCCCTGTCGCGGCTCCATTACCCTGTCCACACCCTCGGCCCCGGAGCCCGCATCGGCATCTGGCTTCAGGGCTGCTCGATTCGCTGCCCGGGCTGTATCTCCGCCGATACTTGGACAACGGAGCGCGGCTGGACGACCGTGCACGCCGTGATGGAGGCGATCACTCCCTGGCTCGCTCAAGCCGACGGCGTCACGATCAGTGGTGGAGAGCCTTTCGATCAACCCGAGGCCTTGCGTGCGCTCCTCATGAGTCTCCGGGCCTCCACTCACGGCGACATCCTCGTGTACTCCGGTCATTCATGGGAGGCGCTCGCTCCGCACCTCAGCGCTTGCGCGGGCCTCATCGACGCTCTCATCTCCGATCCCTTCGAGGTGAATACCCCTCAGACGCTCGCCTTGCGCGGCAGTGACAACCAGAGGTTGCACTGCCTCACCCCGCTCGGAGAGGAGAGATTCCGCGCCTGTGAGCGCCCCCTCGGAGAGGGCGATCGGCGACTCGACGTGCTCTTCGACGAGGATGGCACGGTCTGGATGGCAGGTATTCCCCATCGGGGCGATCTACGAAGACTCTCCATGCTGCTGACCCAGGATGGGCACACCGCTTCCACGACGGAGGCGAGGCTCCTCGACGAGAGAACGCATTCATGA
- a CDS encoding transposase has translation MAAARLATRQKGARRSGAVLALLDKTGHSFRARVGSTWALVAHAPVLHRVERYRREVTSIVVLTAPLRPGERPHLVARHIEGSVHGSDVVAFLRYLYRRLGGRPVWLVWNWLQAYRAADVKRFLQQHLQDFRVHFLPSYSPDLNPEEQCNASVKKALLNALPENIEELRRQARREFRRLQHCPATLRAYFAHAGLSLNSTSCSSLGRRPPGSSREWRELPEGLRGPRRDRRR, from the coding sequence ATGGCTGCGGCACGACTGGCCACGCGTCAAAAAGGGGCTCGCCGAAGCGGGGCAGTGCTTGCCCTCTTGGACAAGACAGGTCATTCGTTTCGGGCCCGCGTAGGCAGCACGTGGGCGCTGGTAGCCCACGCCCCCGTCCTGCACCGGGTGGAGAGATACCGGCGGGAGGTGACGAGCATCGTCGTTCTCACCGCACCGCTTCGCCCAGGCGAGCGCCCACACCTAGTCGCCCGGCATATCGAGGGCAGCGTGCACGGCTCTGACGTCGTTGCCTTCCTACGTTACTTGTACCGCAGGCTGGGCGGTCGGCCTGTGTGGTTGGTGTGGAACTGGCTGCAGGCCTACCGCGCGGCGGACGTGAAGCGCTTCCTGCAGCAGCACCTGCAGGACTTCCGCGTGCACTTTCTTCCCTCCTACAGCCCAGACCTCAATCCCGAGGAGCAATGCAATGCGAGTGTGAAGAAGGCTCTGCTCAACGCATTGCCCGAGAACATCGAGGAACTGCGCCGACAGGCACGCAGAGAATTTCGGCGGCTCCAGCACTGTCCCGCCACCCTGCGCGCCTACTTCGCCCATGCAGGCTTGTCCCTTAACTCGACAAGCTGCAGCTCATTAGGCAGGCGCCCGCCGGGGAGTTCGCGCGAGTGGAGGGAACTCCCCGAGGGACTCAGGGGGCCGAGGCGAGATAGGCGTCGATGA
- a CDS encoding winged helix-turn-helix domain-containing protein yields the protein MAWQPQRLSAGQKQERRFEAARVLRRGVPQACIARELSVTEAAVSKWAARLRSGGLRALHAHRHLGCPPRLTATQRQQVAATLRAGALAAGFPTERWTLRRIAHVIQRRYGVHYQPNDLGNPLHRLGFSPQRPLTYARERDEALVQAWLRHDWPRVKKGLAEAGQCLPSWTRQVIRFGPA from the coding sequence ATGGCCTGGCAACCTCAACGACTCTCGGCCGGGCAGAAGCAGGAGCGACGCTTTGAAGCAGCACGTGTGCTGCGCCGCGGCGTGCCGCAGGCGTGCATCGCGCGGGAATTGAGTGTGACCGAGGCAGCCGTGAGCAAGTGGGCCGCGCGCCTGCGTTCGGGTGGCCTGCGCGCGCTGCATGCACACAGACATCTGGGGTGCCCCCCACGCCTGACGGCTACGCAGCGGCAGCAGGTGGCAGCTACCCTACGTGCGGGTGCGCTCGCGGCAGGCTTTCCCACAGAGCGTTGGACGCTGCGGCGCATCGCGCATGTCATCCAGCGCCGCTACGGGGTGCACTACCAGCCCAACGATCTGGGCAACCCGCTGCACCGCCTGGGCTTCAGCCCGCAGCGGCCGCTTACCTATGCACGTGAGCGGGATGAGGCACTCGTGCAGGCATGGCTGCGGCACGACTGGCCACGCGTCAAAAAGGGGCTCGCCGAAGCGGGGCAGTGCTTGCCCTCTTGGACAAGACAGGTCATTCGTTTCGGGCCCGCGTAG
- a CDS encoding AAA domain-containing protein: MTQSAQTFIRVCPQCGTERPASEILCENLLAHGPCHWPLSDEEIRVQGGAAPLPPQVPAAPPAVFRCTNGHALDAGEQLCLECGASLAEEVSTPPSPALSPPTEASRVVDGWRLLAPVPSAEGPWERFLAEESSGGRRALLTLYAQGAEPDPAVHEVLRRTARDHIPELFANGRHEGRAYEVFEHIERGTLADAGFFAAGRSDDLRQMTDELGRALADFAEMGLRHRDIRPSTILVRSREPLDLVITDFGSARLSDFDLESVAPLRLTRYSAPESIVGAVSAASDWWSLGLILLEQATAGACFTGVDDRAFQLHVVTRGVDVPAELDPSLRLLLRGLLTRDPLKRWSWPQVQAWLAGEPVEASENGAASSEEPQGPTLRLQEKVFSRPELFALAAAEAHNWEEARTFTLRGAVSTWLEERGADPKLRSQVRQLASDEALSEDFRHALVLMAMNPSLPLTWMGDIVTPAWLLMHPEEGYALVTGKVSRHLEQMGREPWLVRMRVRAEAVRERAGLLKIDLDEDRIRVALLASSRANLEAERAALRRLYPDTDHAGLASIVERTRLTDEELILLVSASTQQFNSLGLLVERATELAQRTSVTLDKAEVEAWLVRPRRDVFAEVDARTANFARCGIARVDEWADTFRVERRMPLERAVVLLAVPREAWKEPPKQHYVANLLELFEKRVAGSVQRGPLARFVLGKTTPRVDLAELGTAARPAEALLQHVLGRSDSFVSLDPEPLATGPVEGRMRRLVNHALMFRRDTGIDGRYLGFPFLVMRPTRATSSSAAPRLVPILLWPIALELPAGGRVATLAFDREREEVRLNPAIEGLLDAAEFAKWKTARNELLERPSIGVGEVMDIFGALAVPRARKLTRLPGKDLQLPAGAREIACSAALFNAEFTGQSLSEDLRQMRRMPPAGTGLETALRVSAEPPVSTPLGAVPERERFLTVESDPSQEAAVLRARTAPGLLVEGPPGTGKSQTIVNIVADAIGRGESVLVVCQKQAALRVVEKRLAAEGLKERLFVVVDINRDREPIVRALREQEEAIRKADPAHAAALRKQRAGSAGRIETLEAEVDRHHEALHAVDGVTGLSYRSLLGELVGLEAEGNRVNVPSLRLQLAKLDHETISRLEEVCGPLASLWLGSRYEGSPLGVLSDFPADQGVIDAFLREFKRFVQTETERRDVLAQPHRFDVDDPRPLREWLDQHGRMFEAMPTKLRTQLAEWFELFTPRRDGAIPGVEAIDSLEKEADALGRLDERDHDGALFNVLSALPPGELREWHETAKHATAEASFWGRLNPSRWQRRRRLRAFLVSHGEEPTEPRMAALRQSFALELRLRTSRRAVAEVRESLWLEAHQDPSSLRMLRREVEDLLTLLRPVQTAIAAVRACPRPAEAEEMARSGEMEGYRRLQGAFDAAFTRHAARARSRAALNSLAQWFQEGWIADCERGIAHGRAAPDNLLGIVQELGTLEAFQRFRVRAKGLPPDALAVFAALRGVESALRALPTEALEEQVRRIIRREALLGWKLRMEQARPELLLERQELETRVKKLAECDQQMRELNRQLLAIDFDRSRLGSAAAWDSITRLRGPRMKRLREVLDQGVDLGLMHLRPIWLMNPDVASRLLPLKARLFDLVIYDEASQMPVEHAVPTLFRAGRAVISGDEKQMPPTSFFSSRIDGDEDEEFDGEELDEAATEAERTAHEETWNRREVKDCPDLLQLGRGVLPSTTLQIHYRSKYRELIGYSNAAFYGNRLSVPARHPETEIRRVRPVEVLRVDGVYSEQTNEAEARSVVELLAKLWKAPAEKRPSIGVVTFNRKQADLVEEVLEQRAEKDTEFQHAYQAERDRVQDGEDMGFFVKNVENVQGDERDIIVFSTTFGRDKNKSFRRNFGVLGQAGGERRLNVAVTRARERVILVTSIPVGEVSDMLASRRAPDKPRDYLQAYLDYAQKLSAGELELVRGATERLSTEMGSQRAKKRPPDGFATAVAGYIRKLGHEAVPRDDDDAFGLDFAIVDPRTGLFGIAIECDAPCHELLERARAREIWRPGVLARAIPKVHRVSSHAWYHHPEQEQQRLRDAIQAALG, translated from the coding sequence ATGACGCAGTCCGCGCAGACCTTCATCCGCGTGTGTCCGCAGTGTGGGACCGAGCGTCCAGCCTCGGAGATCCTCTGCGAAAACCTCCTGGCTCACGGCCCTTGCCACTGGCCGCTCTCCGACGAGGAGATACGCGTCCAAGGCGGGGCCGCCCCGCTCCCGCCCCAGGTTCCGGCGGCGCCGCCCGCGGTCTTCCGCTGCACCAATGGGCATGCCCTCGATGCCGGAGAGCAGCTGTGCCTCGAATGTGGTGCAAGCCTCGCGGAGGAAGTCTCCACGCCCCCCAGCCCGGCCCTCTCCCCTCCCACCGAAGCGTCACGCGTGGTGGATGGGTGGCGGTTGCTTGCACCCGTTCCCTCGGCGGAGGGGCCGTGGGAGCGGTTCCTGGCGGAGGAGTCCTCGGGCGGGCGCCGGGCCCTCCTGACGCTCTACGCCCAAGGGGCTGAGCCTGATCCTGCGGTGCATGAGGTGCTCAGGCGGACGGCGCGAGACCACATCCCTGAGCTCTTCGCCAACGGCCGACACGAGGGCCGCGCCTACGAGGTCTTCGAGCACATCGAGAGAGGCACCCTCGCCGACGCGGGATTCTTCGCGGCGGGCAGATCCGACGACCTGCGGCAAATGACCGACGAGCTCGGCAGAGCCCTCGCGGACTTCGCCGAGATGGGGCTGCGCCACCGGGACATCCGTCCCTCCACGATCCTCGTGCGTTCGCGGGAACCGCTCGATCTTGTCATCACGGACTTTGGCTCGGCCCGGCTCTCGGACTTCGATCTCGAGTCGGTGGCTCCCTTGCGGCTGACGCGCTACTCGGCCCCCGAGTCCATCGTGGGTGCCGTCAGCGCCGCCAGCGACTGGTGGAGCTTGGGACTGATCCTCCTCGAGCAGGCCACCGCGGGCGCCTGCTTCACCGGGGTGGACGACCGGGCGTTCCAGCTTCACGTCGTGACCCGCGGCGTCGATGTGCCCGCCGAACTCGACCCATCGCTCCGGCTCCTCCTGCGCGGACTCCTCACGCGAGACCCACTGAAGCGCTGGTCCTGGCCCCAGGTGCAAGCGTGGCTGGCGGGCGAGCCCGTCGAGGCCTCGGAGAATGGGGCCGCCTCGTCGGAAGAACCCCAGGGGCCCACCCTCCGTCTTCAAGAGAAAGTCTTCAGCCGACCCGAGCTTTTCGCGCTGGCGGCGGCGGAGGCCCACAACTGGGAGGAAGCACGTACCTTCACCCTCCGCGGCGCCGTGAGCACCTGGCTCGAAGAGCGCGGCGCAGACCCGAAGCTACGCTCGCAGGTCCGCCAGCTGGCCTCGGATGAGGCGCTCTCGGAGGACTTCCGCCATGCGCTCGTCCTCATGGCGATGAACCCTTCCCTGCCGCTTACGTGGATGGGTGACATCGTGACTCCCGCATGGCTGCTCATGCACCCCGAGGAGGGATATGCCCTCGTGACCGGAAAGGTCTCACGCCACCTCGAGCAGATGGGCCGTGAGCCCTGGCTCGTCCGGATGAGGGTGCGCGCCGAGGCCGTGCGCGAGCGGGCCGGGCTCCTCAAGATCGATCTCGATGAGGATCGCATTCGCGTGGCGCTGCTGGCGTCCTCCCGTGCGAACCTGGAAGCCGAGCGCGCGGCACTCAGGCGGCTCTATCCCGACACCGACCATGCAGGGCTCGCTTCCATCGTCGAGCGGACCCGGCTCACCGACGAGGAGCTCATCCTCCTCGTCAGCGCGAGCACGCAACAGTTCAACTCGCTGGGGTTGCTGGTTGAGCGTGCCACGGAGCTGGCGCAACGTACGAGCGTCACGCTCGACAAGGCCGAGGTGGAGGCGTGGCTGGTGCGTCCCCGGCGAGACGTGTTCGCGGAGGTGGATGCGAGGACCGCCAACTTCGCGCGCTGCGGCATCGCGCGAGTCGACGAGTGGGCGGATACGTTCCGGGTCGAGCGGCGCATGCCCCTGGAGCGCGCGGTCGTCCTCCTCGCTGTCCCCCGCGAAGCGTGGAAGGAGCCTCCGAAGCAGCACTACGTCGCGAATCTGCTCGAACTCTTCGAGAAGCGCGTCGCGGGATCAGTCCAACGGGGACCGCTGGCCCGGTTCGTCCTGGGCAAGACCACGCCACGGGTGGACTTAGCGGAATTGGGGACGGCCGCTCGCCCAGCGGAAGCGCTGCTCCAGCATGTGCTCGGGCGCTCCGACTCATTCGTCTCCCTGGACCCAGAGCCACTGGCGACCGGCCCTGTCGAGGGCCGCATGCGGAGGCTGGTCAACCACGCGCTGATGTTCCGCCGCGACACGGGCATCGACGGGCGCTACCTCGGTTTTCCCTTTCTAGTCATGCGGCCCACCCGCGCGACCTCCTCGAGCGCCGCACCCCGGCTCGTCCCCATCTTGTTGTGGCCCATCGCCCTCGAACTCCCAGCGGGTGGCCGGGTGGCGACGCTCGCCTTCGATCGTGAGCGAGAGGAGGTCCGCCTCAACCCAGCGATCGAGGGACTCCTCGATGCGGCGGAGTTCGCGAAGTGGAAGACCGCGCGGAATGAGCTCTTGGAGCGCCCCTCCATCGGAGTGGGTGAGGTGATGGATATCTTTGGCGCGCTCGCGGTGCCTCGCGCGCGGAAGCTGACCCGCCTCCCAGGTAAGGACCTGCAGTTGCCCGCAGGGGCACGCGAGATCGCCTGCTCCGCCGCGCTCTTCAACGCCGAGTTCACGGGCCAATCGCTGAGCGAGGACCTCCGGCAGATGCGCCGCATGCCCCCCGCGGGCACGGGGCTGGAGACGGCGCTTCGCGTCTCGGCGGAGCCTCCCGTGAGCACGCCGCTCGGAGCGGTTCCGGAGCGCGAGCGGTTCCTCACGGTCGAGAGCGATCCCTCTCAGGAGGCTGCTGTTCTCCGGGCCCGCACCGCGCCGGGCCTGCTCGTGGAAGGGCCTCCCGGCACGGGAAAGAGCCAGACCATCGTCAACATCGTGGCGGATGCGATCGGCAGGGGCGAGTCCGTCCTCGTCGTGTGCCAGAAGCAGGCAGCCCTCCGGGTGGTGGAGAAGCGGCTTGCCGCCGAGGGGCTCAAGGAGCGCCTCTTCGTGGTCGTCGACATCAACCGCGACCGGGAGCCCATCGTCCGCGCGCTACGCGAACAGGAGGAGGCCATCCGGAAGGCCGACCCTGCTCATGCGGCCGCGCTGCGCAAACAGCGTGCGGGGTCGGCGGGAAGAATCGAGACTCTGGAAGCGGAAGTAGACCGTCACCACGAGGCGCTCCACGCGGTTGATGGCGTGACGGGCCTCAGTTACAGGAGCCTCCTGGGCGAGCTGGTGGGACTGGAGGCGGAAGGCAACCGTGTCAACGTGCCGAGCCTGCGACTGCAGCTGGCGAAGCTCGATCACGAGACGATCTCTCGGCTCGAGGAGGTCTGTGGTCCCCTTGCTTCATTGTGGCTCGGCTCCCGGTACGAAGGCAGTCCGCTCGGGGTGCTCTCCGACTTTCCTGCCGATCAAGGAGTGATCGACGCGTTCCTGCGAGAGTTCAAGCGCTTCGTCCAGACAGAGACAGAGCGCCGCGATGTCCTGGCTCAGCCCCACAGATTCGACGTCGACGATCCACGCCCCCTCCGTGAATGGCTCGATCAGCATGGGCGGATGTTCGAGGCGATGCCCACCAAGCTACGAACTCAGCTTGCCGAGTGGTTCGAGCTCTTCACCCCGAGACGGGACGGCGCGATCCCCGGAGTCGAGGCCATTGACTCGCTCGAGAAGGAAGCAGACGCCCTCGGTCGGCTTGATGAGCGCGATCATGACGGCGCCTTGTTCAACGTCCTCTCGGCGCTGCCGCCAGGGGAGCTCCGGGAGTGGCACGAGACCGCGAAGCACGCGACGGCCGAGGCCTCCTTCTGGGGCCGCCTCAACCCAAGTCGCTGGCAGCGGCGCCGACGCTTGCGCGCTTTTCTTGTCAGCCATGGCGAGGAGCCGACAGAGCCGCGCATGGCCGCGCTGCGGCAGTCGTTTGCCCTGGAGCTCCGACTTCGGACGAGCCGCCGCGCGGTCGCCGAAGTCCGGGAGTCTCTGTGGCTGGAGGCCCATCAAGATCCATCGTCCCTTCGCATGCTGCGCCGCGAGGTCGAGGACCTCTTGACCCTGCTGCGACCGGTGCAGACCGCTATCGCCGCGGTACGCGCATGCCCTCGCCCGGCGGAGGCCGAGGAGATGGCACGCTCGGGGGAGATGGAAGGCTACCGTCGACTCCAAGGAGCTTTTGACGCCGCCTTCACGAGGCACGCTGCCCGCGCGCGGAGCCGCGCCGCACTCAACTCCCTCGCCCAATGGTTCCAGGAAGGCTGGATCGCAGACTGTGAGCGAGGCATTGCGCACGGACGGGCAGCTCCCGACAACCTCTTGGGAATCGTCCAGGAGTTGGGGACGCTCGAGGCGTTTCAACGCTTCCGCGTCCGCGCCAAGGGGCTCCCTCCAGACGCGCTGGCGGTGTTCGCGGCCCTGCGCGGCGTGGAGAGCGCGCTGAGGGCCCTGCCAACAGAGGCACTGGAGGAGCAGGTGCGCCGCATCATCCGCCGGGAGGCGCTCCTGGGCTGGAAGTTGCGGATGGAGCAAGCGCGGCCCGAGCTGTTGCTCGAGCGACAGGAGCTCGAAACCCGCGTGAAGAAACTCGCGGAGTGCGACCAGCAGATGCGCGAGCTCAACCGGCAGCTTCTGGCGATCGATTTCGACCGCTCACGTCTGGGCTCCGCTGCCGCTTGGGACAGCATTACGCGGCTGCGCGGACCTCGGATGAAGCGGTTGCGGGAGGTTCTTGATCAAGGGGTCGACCTGGGGCTTATGCACCTGCGTCCCATCTGGCTCATGAACCCGGACGTGGCCAGCCGCCTGCTTCCACTCAAGGCCCGGCTCTTCGATCTCGTTATCTATGACGAAGCCTCTCAGATGCCCGTCGAGCACGCCGTCCCCACCTTGTTCCGCGCCGGCCGCGCCGTCATCAGCGGAGACGAGAAGCAGATGCCTCCGACGAGCTTCTTCTCCAGCCGCATCGACGGCGACGAGGACGAGGAGTTCGACGGGGAAGAGCTCGACGAGGCGGCCACGGAGGCCGAGCGGACCGCGCACGAGGAGACCTGGAACCGCCGCGAAGTGAAGGACTGCCCGGACCTGCTCCAATTGGGCCGAGGCGTGCTGCCCTCCACCACGCTGCAGATCCACTACCGGTCGAAGTATCGGGAGCTGATCGGCTATTCGAACGCCGCCTTCTATGGCAACCGCCTCAGCGTGCCCGCCCGCCATCCCGAGACGGAGATCCGGCGCGTGCGTCCCGTCGAGGTGCTCCGGGTCGACGGCGTCTACTCGGAACAGACGAACGAAGCGGAGGCACGAAGCGTCGTCGAGCTGCTTGCCAAGCTGTGGAAGGCCCCCGCCGAGAAACGGCCGAGCATCGGCGTCGTCACCTTCAACCGCAAGCAGGCGGATCTGGTCGAGGAGGTCCTCGAGCAGCGCGCGGAGAAAGATACCGAATTCCAGCATGCCTACCAGGCCGAGCGGGACCGAGTGCAGGACGGCGAGGACATGGGCTTCTTCGTGAAGAACGTGGAGAACGTGCAGGGAGATGAGCGCGACATCATCGTCTTCAGCACGACCTTCGGACGCGACAAGAACAAGTCGTTCCGGCGCAACTTCGGTGTGCTGGGTCAGGCGGGTGGTGAGCGGCGCCTCAACGTGGCGGTGACGCGGGCCCGTGAGCGGGTGATCCTCGTCACCTCCATTCCGGTGGGTGAGGTGTCGGACATGCTGGCGAGCAGGCGTGCGCCGGATAAACCTCGTGACTACCTGCAGGCGTACCTCGACTACGCACAGAAGCTCAGCGCGGGGGAGCTCGAGCTGGTGCGCGGCGCGACGGAGCGGCTCTCCACCGAGATGGGCTCCCAGCGCGCGAAGAAGCGCCCTCCTGACGGGTTCGCCACCGCCGTCGCGGGCTACATCCGAAAGCTCGGCCACGAAGCCGTCCCGAGAGACGATGACGATGCCTTCGGACTCGACTTCGCCATCGTGGATCCCCGAACGGGGCTGTTCGGCATTGCCATCGAGTGCGATGCGCCTTGCCATGAACTGCTGGAGCGCGCACGTGCGCGGGAGATCTGGCGGCCGGGAGTGCTCGCCCGCGCCATCCCCAAGGTCCATCGGGTGTCGTCGCATGCCTGGTACCACCACCCGGAGCAGGAGCAGCAGCGGCTCCGGGATGCCATCCAAGCAGCACTCGGGTGA